TGGTATGCATGGCGTCGGGAGCGAATCGCCCGGGCGGAGCCGAATCCCGCCCATCAGACGCTGGCCGAGATGGAAGCGGCCCTGCCGGGCTTTCTCCTTATCACCCAGAATGTGGACGGCCTGCACCAGCGAGCCGGCAGCCGTCGGGTCATCGAGCTGCACGGCAATCTCTGGCGCGTGCGCTGCACCCGGGAGGGGCGAACCTGGGAGGATGGCCGGGTTCCCCTGCCGGAGATCCCGCCCCGCTGCCCCGCCTGTGGCGCGCTGCTACGCCCCGACGTCGTCTGGTTCGGCGAGCCCCTTCCTTCTGCCGCCTGGAGCCAGGCGCTGGAGGCGGCCCGGCAGGCGGAGATCTTCCTGGTGATCGGAACCTCGGGGACGGTGGAGCCCGCCGCAAGCCTCCCGCGCCTGGCCCGATCCCACGGCGCTCGGATCATCGAGTTCAACCTGGAGGAGACCCCGCTCACCCCCCTTGCCGATGACGTCTGGCGCGGCCCGGTGGGGGAGACCCTGCCGCGCTGGTGGCACGCTTTCCGGGATGGCTCCCGGTAGCAGGCTTCCCCATTCCCCCCAGGCCTCTCTTCTGTAACCTCCTCTTCACCGGATTCCAACTTCAGGCCCATACATTGCAGGGGAATGC
This Thermoflexus sp. DNA region includes the following protein-coding sequences:
- a CDS encoding NAD-dependent deacylase, with protein sequence MNAGPRVVALTGAGISAESGVPTFRGPGGLWERYRPEELATPEAFARDPKRVWAWYAWRRERIARAEPNPAHQTLAEMEAALPGFLLITQNVDGLHQRAGSRRVIELHGNLWRVRCTREGRTWEDGRVPLPEIPPRCPACGALLRPDVVWFGEPLPSAAWSQALEAARQAEIFLVIGTSGTVEPAASLPRLARSHGARIIEFNLEETPLTPLADDVWRGPVGETLPRWWHAFRDGSR